Genomic DNA from Aphanothece sacrum FPU1:
AAGTGACTTTTCCAGGGATAAAAGACCGTTTATGTGATGAAACAGGTTCTCCCCGTCGCTTCCTCAATTTTTACGTCAACAGTGAAGATATTCGCTTTTTAGATAATACTAACACTGCCCTAAAAGATGGGGATGAAGTGAGTATTGTTCCTGCGGTGGCCGGGGGTTAAAATCACAACTACCGGGTCTATTTTTTAGTTTTTCTTTGTCAATGTGAATGGTTTTAGGGTAGAGTGAGTTTACCCTAAACTTTTTCTATGGGATTTATCAAGGTTTCTCACGTTTTAACCGTTTTAGTTCCTCTTGTAAATATTCTAGCTGTTTTTGTAGATCATCTACATTTTCAGACTGAGGAGAGTTAGATTCCTCCTCATCCTCTGAGATGATTTCAATACGACGGGGTTCCTTTGTTTCAGAGGTATTAGAAGTTGTAGGAGGGTTTTGTTGTGCTTGTTGAATTAAGTCATCAACATATTTTCGCGCTTCTTCAGCAGTCATTTCTCCCCGTGCTACCATTTCATCAGCGAGTTTTTGCCCTTGCGCCCTTATCTCTTGCAGGGTAACTCCAGCCTTTTCTGTTGCATAAGAAGCTATTCCCACTCCTAGATAAAGTGCTTTTTGAACCAGATCACCTAAACTAGGCATATTTAGATATCTTCCTTTAATTGATTTGCTATCTTTAGTTTTAACAAATTTTGACTTTTATCGGGGTCAAGTACCGTTGACCCCTAGAGGTTTTTGAGATACAGAATATTTATTTAATAACGTTTTCGACTATTTTTTCGCTTATTAGTCTGTTTTTTAGCGTCTTTTTTTTTATTTTTATTCTGAGAACGTTTCAGCCAAGTTCCCACATGATCACTGATAGAATGACTCATAGCTCCTAATTCTAAACCAATAAAAAGTGCGATCGCTTGGTCAAAATATTGATTTAAGAACAAAGACAGGGTATTATCTCTAAAATTTTGCCAATTCCAAGTAAATACTCCTAAAAGTTGTGAGATAGCTAAAATGGGAATAGCAGCCAAACTCAGAATAGTACCTAGATATAGTAAGCGTAAAATTGTGCCAATAAGGAACCCGTGAGATAAAAAAGACCGATGTTTGAGGTGAGACTGATAAGGAAGCCAAAGCCAACGGAATATCCCCCAACGTTTATACTGAATTGAGTAAATATCCAAATCAGGGCCAAACATCAATCCACTAAAAAAATAACCTCCCGTTACTATGACGGTTAAATCTGGCTGATGGGTGAATAAATAGGCTAATCCAGCTATCAGGGGTAAACTTAAGTAAGTAATGCGATCATGGGTACGGCCAGACGGCATAAAAAAAGTTTTGATTTTTTAAGAAAGGTATGTTATGATAGTAAAGCATAAGTTGGGGCGATTAGCTCAGCGGTAGAGCGCCTGCCTTACAAGCAGGACGTCACTGGTTCAAATCCAGTATCGCCCATTATAACCTTGATTAGCTATTAAAAAACTGGGCCAATTCCTCTATTATTTAAGATCAAGTGCAATATAAATGAGTGATATGGAAGACTGGCCAAAGGACTTGATAGAATGGGTAGAAACGGTAACAGTTGCGGTTGAAGATTTCTTCGAGGAAGTCAGCCACATAGCTGAAGAAGTGGCCGAAGATATCCAAGATGAAATTGTAAGAGATATTGAGCAATTTTTAGAAGTTGTTTTTGACCCTATTATTGAGATTTCTATCGAAGAAGAAAGGATTTTTTGGGATGGGGAAACATTTGATCCTGATTCGATGCTTTCTCCTAAACTTGATCCCACTTCTAATGTTCATCCGGCCTGTCAAGGGTGTTGTCACTATCACGGACATATTTATGGCAGAAGTCTATTAGTTTGTGCTATGCACCCTCATGGTTGGGATGACCTTCATTGTCCTGACTGGGAAAAGTAAAAACTCTATAATATTTTTCAAAAATCAAATTAAATGGTGGGGTTTTTACTTAAACTCCACCACTTCTGAACACTGTGTTACACATCAATATCAGAATCACTTTTTACAATGAACAATTATCCATTGTCAATTATTCATTATCCATTTTCTTACATTTCATCCACTGGTTTATGATAGGGTTCACATTCATAGGGTTGTACCCCAATATCTTTATAGTCATCTTTAGCTGGACTAAAAATCCGCGCAAACCCTTCAGTAAAATATTGAATGACACCTTGCAACATTTGGTTAATATTCATAACACCTGCCTCTAACTCTATTTAAAGTTTCTTGAGCAATTTTTAAGGTCTTAACTTGAGAGAAACTTAATCTTCCCTTCTGATCTGATTATCTGATCATTTATCCTTCGTTAGCTCGCTTTGATATAAATCTTGAATTTTCTTTGTAATACTTTGCTTAAAATCGGTTTATTGTTACTTTTTATAAAGTAATGTGTCTTTTAGGATAACATTTGCTTGATCCCTTCTCTACTATTACCACATTTTAACCAAAGATTTAGCTCTTGAATGCTAAATTCGTGATTTTTCAACACCCCAGACAATTTTTATAGACTATACCAAGTTGAACGTCCTTTTCCGTGTCGGGTTAATTGTTTTTGTTGACATAATTCATTCAGTCTCGCTTTAATGGTACTACGGCTTTCTGACGTATAATCCTCTATTTCTCTTGTGGTAATTCTACCCTGTTCTTTCACTAATTCTAAAATTTTTACAGATAACTCAGGGAAAGCCATTGGAAAGATTAATTCCCTTTCTAATTTTTTCTCTAATCGATCTTTTTGTCGTTTCAGTGAGCGCAAAAAAAATAACAACCAAGGGGTATAATTAGGAGAGTCGGTTTTAAAACTTTTTTGAGTTTGTCTTAAAGCGAGGTAGTAACTCTCTTTATTCTCTTCAATAATGGTTTCTAGGGAACTATAAGGTACATAAGTATAGCCTGTTTTTAATAATAACCAAGTCGTAACAATGCGAGAAATCCTTCCATTTCCATCTTGAAAGGGATGAATAGCCAGAAATTGAACAACAAAAATTCCGATGATTATTAGCGGATGAATCTGTTTTTCTTCAATGGCATTACGAGTCCAAATTATCAATGACTCCATTAATAATGGGGTGTCAAAAGTGGAAGCCGTTTCTAAGATAATCCCTAAACTTTTTCCTTCTTGATTAAAGGCTTCAATATGATTCTCAATAGATTTATAATTTCCTCTGTGTCTTTCATCTTTATCGCTATATTTTAGTAAAATAGAATGGAGTTGTTTAAGATAATTTTCCGTAATTGGAATCGTTTCCCAACTATTAAATAATATTTCCATAACTTCTGCATAGCCAGCCACTTCTTGTTCATCTCGACTGGTAAACTGATCTGGATCTAGGTTACTTAATAAGGTTTCAATAGCCGCGATCGCTTAACTTAACCCCTTCAAAGGGATATAAAACGTTTATTTTTGTTCAGGTACTTAATGTGTTGGGTTTCGTTCCTCAACCCAACCTACTTTGTTTTAGTTCTTGACAAAATATTTATGGTGATATTTACTATAATAAAGTTCAACCCCACATAGGTTAAATCATGCCAACAGAAGACCGAGAATTGACCTTAAATCCAGAAGAATATAGCCTTCTGAGGGACTTGTATCAACTCACAATGACAGCTTGCTATGTCGCAGAAGGATTGACCCAAAGTCGGGCCAGTTTTAAACTATTTGTGTGTCATCTTCCCGACTCCTTGGGTTATTTAATCGCTATGGGATTGACTCAGGGGTGGGATTATTTGGAAAAGTTGAGTTAAATAATGTTTAGTGGTAATAATAAATGTAGATTGTAGAGTGAGTTAGACGCGGCAATCATTTTGAGGAAAAACCAATAAGTTTTTATTGGCATCGTAACGCACCAGTTGAAATATTGTAGCTGATTATGCAGTTTTTACAAAGATATTGAGAGAACCTGTTTATTAGTTTAGTTAGATAATTCTTTAGGAGTGAATAAAAGTGACAAAAATTGCCTTATTTGGTACCAGTGCTGACCCCCCAACTGCTGGACATCAATCTATTTTAGGTTGGTTATCTAATCATTATGATAAAGTAGCGGTTTGGGCCTCGGATAATCCGTTCAAAAATCATCAAACTTCTTTAGGTCATCGTATGGCTATGTTACAGTTATTGATTGATGACATTAAACCTACTCAAGATAATATTTATTTGTCTGAGTTATTAAGTCATAGACGCAGTTTAATTAGTGTGACTAAAGCTAAAGAAATTTGGGGTAAAGATCATGATTATACATTAGTTATTGGGTCGGATTTAATCGGTCAAATTCGTCGTTGGTATCACATTGATGAATTATTAAAAGAAGTCAATATTTTAGTGGTTCCTCGTCCTGGATATGTTATCTATGAATCTGATTTAAAAGCATTAGAAGAATTGGGAGGAAACTATAGTGTAGCTGATTTAGATGCACCGGAAGTTTCTTCTACTGCTTATCGAGAAAATCACAATCAAAATGTGTTGATTCCTCCCATCCAAAAGTATATTTATCAAGAGCAACTTTACGTATGATATCAGAGGAGAATAAGCTAGTATTAGCAGATTTTAAAGTTGGGGTTGATAACGTTATTTTTTCTGTGGATACTCAACAAAATCGGTTATTAGTGTTATTAATAAAAAGGACTGATCATCCATTTGTTAATCAATGGGGTTTACCAGGAACTTTAGTTAGAAAAGGAGAATCTTTAGAGAAGGCTGCTCACAGAATTTTAGCGGAAAAAATTAGGGTTGATAATCTTTATTTAGAGCAATTATATACTTTTGGCGGCCCGAATCGAGATCCGAGAGAATCTCCTGATAGTTATGGGGTGCGTTATCTTTCTGTGAGTTATTTTGCTTTAGTTCGCTTTGAAGATACACAATTAATTAGTGATAATTTACATAAAACATCTTGGTATATGATTGAAAGAATACCTCAATTAGCTTTTGATCATAATGAAATTTTTAGCTATGGTTATCAACGATTACGAAGTAAATTAGAATATAGTCCTATTGCTTTTAATGTGTTACCAGAATTATTTACTTTAAATGATCTTTATCAGTTTTATATGACTATTTTAGGGGAAAATTTTGCTGATTATTCTAATTTTCGTTCTCGCTTATTAAAATTAGGTTTTCTCTTAGATACAGGGGTAAAAGTATCTAGGGGTGCAGGAAGACCGGCAAGTTTATATCGGTTTGATGCTGAAGCATTTGCACCCTTAAAAGATAAACCTTTTGTTTTTGTTTAACCTCTCATTTTTACTGATTATGAAAATTGCGATCGCTCAACTTAATCCGATTATTGGTAATCTCACTAATAATGCTCAAAAAATTTATGAAATGGCTATTTTAGCGGCTAATCAAAATGTTAGATTGTTATTAACTCCTGAATTATCTTTGTGTGGTTATCCTCCCCGTGACTTATTATTAAATCCTAGTTTTATTCAATCTGTATC
This window encodes:
- a CDS encoding isochorismate synthase; protein product: MNINQMLQGVIQYFTEGFARIFSPAKDDYKDIGVQPYECEPYHKPVDEM
- a CDS encoding metal-binding protein; this encodes MPSGRTHDRITYLSLPLIAGLAYLFTHQPDLTVIVTGGYFFSGLMFGPDLDIYSIQYKRWGIFRWLWLPYQSHLKHRSFLSHGFLIGTILRLLYLGTILSLAAIPILAISQLLGVFTWNWQNFRDNTLSLFLNQYFDQAIALFIGLELGAMSHSISDHVGTWLKRSQNKNKKKDAKKQTNKRKNSRKRY
- a CDS encoding NUDIX hydrolase, which produces MISEENKLVLADFKVGVDNVIFSVDTQQNRLLVLLIKRTDHPFVNQWGLPGTLVRKGESLEKAAHRILAEKIRVDNLYLEQLYTFGGPNRDPRESPDSYGVRYLSVSYFALVRFEDTQLISDNLHKTSWYMIERIPQLAFDHNEIFSYGYQRLRSKLEYSPIAFNVLPELFTLNDLYQFYMTILGENFADYSNFRSRLLKLGFLLDTGVKVSRGAGRPASLYRFDAEAFAPLKDKPFVFV
- a CDS encoding phasin family protein encodes the protein MPSLGDLVQKALYLGVGIASYATEKAGVTLQEIRAQGQKLADEMVARGEMTAEEARKYVDDLIQQAQQNPPTTSNTSETKEPRRIEIISEDEEESNSPQSENVDDLQKQLEYLQEELKRLKREKP
- a CDS encoding Fic family protein, translating into MAGYAEVMEILFNSWETIPITENYLKQLHSILLKYSDKDERHRGNYKSIENHIEAFNQEGKSLGIILETASTFDTPLLMESLIIWTRNAIEEKQIHPLIIIGIFVVQFLAIHPFQDGNGRISRIVTTWLLLKTGYTYVPYSSLETIIEENKESYYLALRQTQKSFKTDSPNYTPWLLFFLRSLKRQKDRLEKKLERELIFPMAFPELSVKILELVKEQGRITTREIEDYTSESRSTIKARLNELCQQKQLTRHGKGRSTWYSL
- a CDS encoding MoaD/ThiS family protein, which produces MAVKVLIPTPLQKYTENKATCECSANNFTELLESLEVTFPGIKDRLCDETGSPRRFLNFYVNSEDIRFLDNTNTALKDGDEVSIVPAVAGG
- a CDS encoding nicotinate-nucleotide adenylyltransferase; translation: MTKIALFGTSADPPTAGHQSILGWLSNHYDKVAVWASDNPFKNHQTSLGHRMAMLQLLIDDIKPTQDNIYLSELLSHRRSLISVTKAKEIWGKDHDYTLVIGSDLIGQIRRWYHIDELLKEVNILVVPRPGYVIYESDLKALEELGGNYSVADLDAPEVSSTAYRENHNQNVLIPPIQKYIYQEQLYV